One Candidatus Bathyarchaeota archaeon DNA segment encodes these proteins:
- the moaC gene encoding cyclic pyranopterin monophosphate synthase MoaC has protein sequence MVDITEKKEVFREASALGKIILNPKTILLIKNGKIAKGDPLITAEVAAIMAAKNTSQIIPLCHPIPITNVSLNSKINFNSIEVEVKVKTTAKTGVEMEALTAVAVYLLTIWDMVKQYEKDEKGQYPTTLIKEIKVKEKMKSEES, from the coding sequence ATGGTTGATATCACTGAAAAAAAAGAGGTTTTTAGGGAAGCCTCAGCTTTAGGGAAAATAATTTTAAATCCTAAAACAATCTTGCTTATTAAAAATGGGAAAATTGCTAAAGGCGATCCATTAATTACAGCTGAGGTGGCTGCAATTATGGCTGCTAAAAATACAAGCCAAATAATTCCTTTATGCCATCCAATTCCAATAACAAATGTTTCTTTAAATTCAAAAATAAACTTTAATTCTATAGAAGTTGAAGTGAAAGTTAAGACAACCGCTAAAACTGGAGTTGAAATGGAGGCTTTAACAGCTGTTGCAGTTTATCTTTTAACAATATGGGATATGGTTAAGCAATATGAAAAAGATGAGAAGGGACAGTATCCAACAACTTTAATAAAAGAGATTAAAGTTAAAGAAAAGATGAAGAGTGAAGAAAGTTGA
- the ilvD gene encoding dihydroxy-acid dehydratase, with amino-acid sequence MRSEIIKKDVQKAPQRALLKALGLTNEEINKPFIGIANSFTSLVPGHIHLNTIVKRVESGVAAAGGVAFEFNTIAVCDGLAMGHDGMRYSLPSRDLIADSIEIMVKAHQLDGLVLISNCDKVTPGMLMAAARLNIPSIIVTGGPMLSGIYKGEKVGVISVFEALGKVKSGELSLEELKEVEETSCPTCGSCNGMFTANTMACLSEALGMSLPYCSTIPAVNSAKLRIAEKSGERIVKMVYEDLKPSDIMVKEAFENAIIIDSALGGSTNTVLHLPAIAKELGLTIDLKLFDEVNQKTPQLCSMMPGGAYDMEDLNKAGGIPALMLELKEKLNLGVKTVTGKTLIENVKEAKNLNENVIRSINNPVSSEGGIAILWGNLAPKGSVIKTAGLSRKALTFKGEAKVFNSEEECVKAIFNNEVEKGDVIIIRYEGPKGGPGMKEMLSPTSAISGMGLSESIALITDGRFSGGTRGLCIGHVSPEAADKGPIAAVENEDLIKIDVPKRTIEIELTSEEITLRLKKVKPPEKILKGCLKKYVKLVSSADTGAILN; translated from the coding sequence TTGAGAAGCGAAATAATTAAAAAAGATGTTCAAAAAGCGCCTCAAAGAGCACTACTTAAAGCTTTAGGATTAACAAATGAAGAAATAAATAAACCATTTATAGGTATAGCGAATAGTTTTACATCTTTAGTTCCAGGCCACATTCATTTAAATACAATAGTTAAACGAGTCGAAAGTGGGGTGGCTGCAGCTGGAGGAGTTGCTTTTGAATTTAACACTATAGCTGTTTGTGATGGATTAGCTATGGGTCACGATGGAATGCGCTACTCACTTCCTTCAAGAGATTTAATAGCAGACTCTATAGAAATTATGGTTAAAGCTCATCAATTAGATGGTTTAGTTTTAATTTCAAACTGCGATAAAGTTACTCCTGGAATGCTTATGGCTGCTGCTAGGCTTAATATTCCATCAATAATAGTAACTGGGGGGCCAATGCTTTCTGGAATATATAAAGGAGAAAAAGTTGGGGTAATATCTGTTTTTGAAGCTTTAGGAAAAGTTAAATCTGGGGAGCTAAGCTTAGAAGAGCTTAAAGAAGTTGAGGAAACTTCATGCCCAACTTGCGGTTCATGTAATGGAATGTTTACAGCTAATACTATGGCTTGCCTTTCTGAAGCTTTAGGAATGAGTTTACCGTACTGTAGCACAATTCCAGCTGTTAACTCTGCTAAACTAAGAATTGCGGAGAAATCAGGTGAAAGAATTGTTAAAATGGTTTATGAAGATTTAAAGCCTTCAGATATAATGGTTAAAGAAGCTTTTGAAAATGCTATTATTATTGATTCAGCTTTAGGAGGCTCAACTAATACTGTTCTTCATTTACCAGCTATAGCTAAAGAATTAGGTTTAACAATCGATTTAAAATTATTTGATGAAGTAAATCAGAAAACGCCTCAACTTTGCAGCATGATGCCGGGAGGCGCGTATGATATGGAGGATTTAAATAAAGCAGGAGGCATACCTGCTTTAATGCTTGAGTTAAAAGAAAAGTTAAATTTAGGAGTAAAAACTGTAACTGGAAAAACTTTAATTGAGAACGTAAAAGAAGCAAAAAACCTGAATGAAAACGTTATTCGTTCAATAAATAATCCGGTAAGCAGTGAAGGGGGGATAGCTATTTTATGGGGAAATTTAGCTCCCAAAGGAAGCGTTATTAAAACTGCAGGTTTATCGAGGAAGGCTTTAACTTTTAAAGGGGAAGCTAAAGTTTTCAATTCTGAAGAAGAATGCGTAAAAGCAATTTTTAATAATGAAGTGGAAAAAGGTGATGTCATAATAATAAGATATGAAGGCCCTAAAGGCGGGCCTGGAATGAAGGAAATGCTATCGCCAACTTCAGCTATTTCAGGAATGGGTTTAAGCGAATCTATAGCGCTTATTACCGATGGAAGATTTTCAGGTGGAACAAGAGGGTTATGCATAGGGCATGTTTCTCCAGAAGCTGCAGATAAAGGTCCTATAGCAGCTGTTGAAAATGAAGATTTAATAAAAATTGATGTCCCAAAAAGGACTATTGAAATTGAATTAACAAGCGAAGAAATAACTTTACGCTTAAAAAAAGTTAAGCCTCCTGAAAAAATTCTTAAAGGCTGCTTAAAAAAATACGTTAAGCTTGTTTCTTCAGCGGATACCGGAGCAATACTTAATTAA
- the ilvB gene encoding biosynthetic-type acetolactate synthase large subunit: MSVLNKSSGGKALLEALKKEGASIIFGIPGGAILPIYDELYDFEIRHVLCQHEQSAAHMADGFARASGKPGVCFATSGPGATNLVTGIANAYMDSSPIIAVTGQVPKPMIGKDAFQEVDIIGITTPITKYNFQPRSASEIPETVKKAFFIATTGRKGPVLIDIPKDVQTEECELNFPDKIIVRGYNPYKKPCEKQINAAVELLASAEKPMILAGGGAAYPEASSYLLKISELLLAPVATSLMGKGAFPEDHPLSLGLLGMHGTLTANKLISEADVLLSVGTRFSDRTTGKVNEFCKEAKIIHIDIDEAEISKNKRVDLAIVADASEALKVIYEGLLNRLNKKGETPWFKRIKEFKEVWEGWIFEEESNKELKPIPILKILRKTLPVDAILVTEVGQNQMWSALYFKVFTPRTFITSGGLGTMGFGLPASIGAKAAKPDVPVVDVAGDGSFMMTENAISVSVAEKFPVIVVIINNRVLGMVAQWQRLFYERRYSAVKLDRVDFVKLAEAYGANGVKVQDLNEFSKALQNSLKLDVTSVIDVPISPEENVLPMVPPGSSLEKIMGVEKWDWVMKKG, from the coding sequence GTGAGTGTATTGAATAAATCTTCAGGTGGTAAAGCTTTGCTTGAAGCTTTAAAGAAGGAGGGGGCATCCATAATATTTGGGATTCCAGGAGGAGCCATTCTACCGATTTACGATGAGCTTTATGATTTTGAGATTAGGCATGTTTTATGTCAGCATGAGCAATCCGCTGCGCATATGGCTGATGGCTTCGCTAGAGCAAGCGGTAAACCTGGAGTATGCTTTGCTACATCTGGTCCTGGAGCAACAAATTTAGTTACTGGCATAGCTAACGCTTACATGGATTCTTCTCCAATAATAGCTGTTACAGGGCAGGTTCCTAAGCCTATGATTGGAAAAGATGCTTTTCAAGAAGTTGATATTATAGGAATAACAACTCCTATAACTAAGTATAATTTTCAACCTAGAAGCGCTTCTGAAATACCGGAAACGGTTAAAAAAGCTTTTTTTATAGCAACAACTGGACGTAAAGGCCCTGTGCTTATTGATATTCCTAAAGATGTTCAAACAGAGGAATGCGAATTAAATTTTCCAGATAAAATTATTGTAAGAGGTTATAACCCCTATAAAAAACCTTGCGAAAAACAAATTAATGCTGCTGTTGAATTATTAGCTTCAGCGGAGAAACCTATGATTCTTGCTGGTGGTGGAGCAGCTTACCCTGAAGCTTCAAGCTATCTTTTAAAAATTAGCGAGCTTCTTTTAGCACCGGTTGCAACATCCTTAATGGGTAAAGGAGCTTTTCCTGAAGATCATCCTTTATCGCTTGGTTTACTTGGAATGCATGGAACTTTGACAGCTAACAAGTTAATTTCTGAAGCTGATGTGCTCCTTTCTGTTGGAACAAGATTTTCAGATAGGACAACTGGAAAAGTTAATGAATTTTGTAAAGAAGCTAAAATTATACATATAGATATTGATGAAGCTGAAATTTCAAAAAATAAACGTGTTGATTTAGCTATAGTGGCTGACGCTAGCGAAGCTTTAAAAGTAATTTATGAAGGTTTACTTAATCGCTTAAATAAAAAAGGGGAAACTCCTTGGTTTAAAAGAATTAAAGAATTTAAAGAGGTTTGGGAAGGGTGGATATTTGAGGAGGAGTCAAATAAAGAATTGAAGCCTATTCCTATTCTTAAAATTTTAAGGAAAACGCTGCCAGTTGACGCTATACTTGTTACTGAAGTTGGACAAAACCAAATGTGGAGTGCTTTATACTTTAAAGTTTTTACACCTAGAACGTTTATAACTTCCGGTGGCCTTGGAACAATGGGTTTTGGTTTACCAGCTTCTATAGGTGCTAAAGCAGCTAAACCTGATGTTCCAGTTGTTGATGTAGCTGGTGATGGAAGCTTTATGATGACTGAAAATGCGATTTCAGTTTCTGTTGCAGAAAAGTTCCCAGTAATAGTTGTAATAATAAATAATAGAGTTCTTGGGATGGTTGCTCAATGGCAAAGATTATTTTATGAAAGACGTTACTCAGCTGTTAAACTTGATAGAGTAGATTTTGTTAAATTAGCTGAAGCTTATGGAGCTAATGGTGTTAAAGTTCAAGATTTAAATGAGTTTTCTAAAGCTTTACAGAATTCATTAAAGCTTGATGTAACATCAGTAATTGATGTTCCAATATCTCCTGAAGAAAATGTCCTTCCAATGGTTCCTCCAGGAAGCAGCTTAGAAAAAATAATGGGAGTTGAAAAATGGGATTGGGTAATGAAAAAGGGTTAA
- the ilvN gene encoding acetolactate synthase small subunit yields the protein MGLGNEKGLILISAIVEHKPGVLHRISNMFRRRDFNIESISVGVTEFKDLARMTITVKGDANTANQVVKQMAKLIDVVQVNVLDWANSVQRELALIKLKAETHEKRSEIMDYTSVFRGRIIDVSRDSLIVEVTGDSDKIDAFINLTISFGIIEVARTGITALSRGVISPIENEGKA from the coding sequence ATGGGATTGGGTAATGAAAAAGGGTTAATTTTAATATCAGCTATAGTTGAGCATAAACCTGGAGTTTTACATAGAATTTCAAACATGTTTAGAAGAAGAGACTTCAATATTGAAAGTATAAGCGTAGGAGTGACTGAATTTAAAGATTTAGCTAGAATGACTATAACTGTTAAAGGTGATGCTAATACAGCTAATCAAGTTGTTAAACAAATGGCTAAATTAATTGATGTTGTACAAGTTAATGTTTTAGATTGGGCTAACTCTGTTCAAAGAGAGTTAGCACTTATAAAATTGAAAGCGGAAACTCATGAAAAAAGATCTGAAATAATGGATTACACTTCAGTATTTAGAGGGAGGATAATTGATGTTTCAAGGGATTCCTTAATAGTTGAGGTTACTGGAGACTCAGATAAAATCGATGCTTTTATAAATTTAACAATATCATTTGGGATAATTGAAGTTGCTAGAACTGGAATAACTGCTTTATCTAGAGGTGTTATTTCACCAATTGAAAATGAGGGAAAAGCTTAA
- the ilvC gene encoding ketol-acid reductoisomerase, with product MKIYFDENAELKYLEGKTVAVIGYGIQGRAQALNMRDSKINVIVGLRPEGNSWKLAEKDGFKPYSISEAAEKGDIIHILTPDMVQPLIYKNYIVKYLKKGKVLGFSHGFNIHYKQIIPPSTVDVIMVAPKSPGARLREMYLQGFGVPALLAVAQDVSGNAKNIALAMAKAIGCTKAGVIETTFKDETESDLIGEQTVLVGGLMELIKKGFEVLVEAGYPPELSYFEACNEAKLIMDLIYEKGLTGMLRGVSETARYGGLTIGPKVIDDHVKENMKKIVKNVQNGKFAEEWIKISKENPKILEEKIALIENHELENVGKRIRKMSGIEK from the coding sequence GTGAAAATTTATTTTGATGAAAATGCGGAGTTAAAGTATTTAGAAGGAAAAACTGTAGCTGTAATAGGTTATGGAATTCAAGGAAGAGCTCAAGCATTAAACATGAGAGATTCAAAAATAAACGTTATAGTTGGGCTTAGACCTGAAGGAAACAGCTGGAAACTAGCTGAGAAAGATGGTTTTAAACCTTATTCTATTTCAGAAGCAGCTGAAAAAGGGGATATAATTCATATATTAACTCCAGATATGGTTCAACCTTTAATTTATAAAAACTATATAGTTAAATATTTAAAGAAAGGTAAAGTCTTAGGTTTTTCGCATGGATTTAACATTCATTATAAACAAATAATTCCCCCTTCAACTGTTGACGTAATAATGGTTGCTCCGAAAAGCCCTGGAGCTAGGCTTAGAGAAATGTATCTTCAAGGTTTTGGAGTTCCAGCTTTACTTGCTGTAGCTCAAGATGTTAGTGGAAACGCTAAGAATATTGCTTTAGCTATGGCTAAGGCAATAGGCTGCACAAAAGCTGGGGTTATTGAAACAACCTTTAAAGATGAGACTGAAAGTGATTTAATAGGCGAACAAACAGTTTTAGTTGGTGGATTAATGGAGTTGATTAAAAAAGGTTTTGAAGTTTTAGTTGAAGCTGGATATCCTCCTGAGCTTTCATATTTTGAAGCTTGTAATGAAGCTAAGTTAATTATGGATCTTATTTATGAAAAAGGTTTAACTGGGATGTTAAGAGGAGTATCTGAAACAGCGCGATACGGTGGATTAACAATCGGACCTAAAGTTATAGATGATCATGTAAAAGAGAATATGAAAAAAATTGTTAAAAATGTGCAAAATGGAAAATTCGCTGAAGAATGGATAAAAATCTCAAAGGAGAATCCTAAAATTCTTGAAGAGAAAATTGCTTTAATTGAAAATCATGAATTAGAGAATGTTGGAAAAAGAATAAGAAAAATGTCTGGTATAGAAAAATAA
- a CDS encoding 3-isopropylmalate dehydratase large subunit yields the protein MNLTEKILAKASNLKEVHAGEIVNAKIDYAMVHDLTAPLTIEAFKEIGVKKVWNPNKIIVIFDHCIPASSIEAAELHKRIRSFIKTQGIKNFFDAGRGGICHQVMVEKGFVKPGGVIVGADSHTCTYGALGTFATGVGSTDMAYVFATGELWFRVPKTIKIHASGKLPKFVSAKDLILYIIGKLGAGGANYMALEFTGSTIRNMSIDGRLTICNMVVEAGAKSGIVPADEKTLNYIKLRTKEKFSIQESDKDAVYEKVLEVNSENLQSMVACPNSVDNVKPVNQVSGVKINQVFIGSCTNGRIEDLRIAAQILKNRKVNNEVRLIVIPASQEVYLQSLKEGLLEIFVKAGAVIGNPNCGPCLGGHMGLLASEEVCVTTSNRNFIGRMGNPSAKIYLVSPATAAASAVYGEIVDPRVLEEE from the coding sequence ATGAATTTAACAGAGAAAATTCTAGCTAAAGCATCAAATTTAAAAGAAGTTCATGCTGGCGAAATAGTTAACGCTAAAATAGATTATGCGATGGTTCATGATCTTACAGCTCCTTTAACAATAGAAGCTTTTAAAGAAATTGGCGTAAAAAAAGTTTGGAACCCAAACAAAATAATAGTAATTTTTGATCATTGCATTCCAGCCAGCTCTATTGAAGCTGCTGAGCTTCATAAACGCATTAGAAGCTTCATAAAAACTCAAGGTATAAAAAATTTTTTTGATGCAGGTCGAGGAGGAATTTGTCATCAAGTTATGGTTGAAAAAGGCTTTGTGAAACCTGGAGGCGTCATCGTTGGAGCTGACTCTCATACATGCACTTATGGTGCTTTAGGTACTTTCGCTACAGGTGTGGGATCAACCGATATGGCTTATGTATTTGCTACCGGAGAGCTTTGGTTTAGGGTTCCAAAAACAATTAAAATTCATGCTTCAGGTAAGCTTCCAAAATTTGTTAGCGCTAAAGACTTAATTCTTTACATAATTGGAAAACTTGGAGCTGGAGGCGCAAACTATATGGCTTTAGAGTTTACTGGATCAACTATAAGAAATATGAGTATTGATGGTAGATTAACTATATGCAATATGGTTGTTGAAGCTGGCGCTAAATCTGGTATAGTGCCAGCAGATGAAAAAACTTTAAATTATATTAAATTAAGAACAAAAGAAAAGTTTAGCATTCAAGAAAGCGATAAAGACGCTGTTTATGAGAAAGTTTTAGAAGTTAATAGCGAAAATCTTCAATCTATGGTTGCTTGCCCAAACTCTGTTGATAATGTTAAACCTGTAAACCAAGTTTCTGGAGTGAAAATAAATCAAGTTTTTATAGGTTCATGCACAAACGGGCGAATTGAAGATTTAAGAATTGCAGCTCAAATATTAAAAAATAGAAAGGTTAATAATGAAGTTAGGTTAATAGTGATTCCAGCTTCTCAAGAAGTTTACTTGCAAAGTTTAAAAGAAGGTTTACTTGAAATTTTTGTTAAAGCTGGGGCGGTTATTGGAAATCCTAATTGTGGTCCATGTTTAGGTGGTCATATGGGTTTGCTTGCATCTGAAGAAGTTTGCGTAACAACATCGAATAGAAACTTTATTGGAAGAATGGGTAATCCTTCAGCTAAAATTTATTTAGTTTCCCCAGCTACAGCCGCTGCATCCGCTGTATATGGGGAAATTGTTGATCCAAGAGTTTTAGAGGAGGAGTAA
- a CDS encoding 3-isopropylmalate dehydratase small subunit → MKVSGKALKFGDNIDTDVILPGKYLVLTDPKELAKHAMEGLDKYFLKKAEKGVIIVAGENFGCGSSREHAPIALKNAGVNAIIAKSSARIFYRNAVNIGLPVLECKEAVEKIEENDEVLINLSVGEIIDKTKNLTFKFTPLPQFLLEILTQGGLIKKLKKSL, encoded by the coding sequence TTGAAGGTTTCAGGTAAAGCATTAAAGTTTGGCGATAATATAGATACTGATGTTATTCTTCCAGGAAAATATTTAGTTCTTACAGATCCTAAAGAGTTAGCTAAGCATGCTATGGAGGGTTTAGATAAATATTTTTTAAAAAAAGCTGAGAAAGGTGTAATAATTGTTGCTGGAGAAAACTTTGGATGCGGTTCAAGCAGAGAGCATGCACCAATAGCCTTAAAGAATGCTGGAGTAAATGCTATAATCGCTAAGTCTTCCGCAAGAATATTTTATAGAAACGCAGTAAATATAGGTTTACCTGTTTTAGAATGCAAAGAAGCGGTTGAAAAAATTGAAGAAAATGATGAAGTTTTAATAAATTTAAGCGTTGGAGAAATAATTGATAAAACTAAAAATTTAACTTTTAAATTTACGCCTTTACCTCAATTTCTTTTAGAAATTTTAACTCAAGGAGGCTTAATTAAAAAGCTTAAAAAATCTTTATGA
- the cimA gene encoding citramalate synthase: MEKTVPQIELYDTTLRDGNQAVEVNFSVNDKLKIARKLDYFGIHYIEGGWPNLTNKAEIEFFKKVKREKLKSKITAFGMTIKPDTEPDEDKNLSLLIEAEPDLITLMGKAWSLHVTKVLNTTFEENLRMISKSIRYLKNHGYKVFFDAEHFYDGFKEDKDYALKVLKTAFEAGASKLVLCDTRGASLPKEVYEVTRSIKEEVKVELGVHAHNDRGLATANSLSAFEAGAIQVQGTINGLGERCGNADLVEIIGNLELSYRIKTGVVLQKLTELSNYVYEIANILRDNYQPFVGRFAFTHKGGIHGDAVMKCPESYEAFDPSKVGNKREITVSSQAGLSNLIFKAQEFGFNLTKDSPEAKIILSKIKSMETMGYHFENAEASLALFFARELGVKLNYFNLAGWRAFVLNQNNSISAESIVKLKVDDNIVITAAEGNGPVNAFDIALRKALKKQYPEISNVSLIGYRVKEISVEKGTAAAVQVFIEFKANGERWSTIGVSSNILKASEEALVDGYIYYLYKILGKKPNS, from the coding sequence ATTGAAAAAACTGTTCCTCAAATAGAGCTTTACGATACAACTTTAAGAGATGGAAACCAAGCTGTAGAAGTTAATTTTTCAGTTAACGATAAATTAAAAATAGCTAGAAAACTAGATTATTTTGGAATCCATTATATTGAAGGCGGTTGGCCTAATTTAACAAATAAAGCTGAAATAGAGTTTTTTAAAAAAGTAAAAAGGGAAAAATTAAAAAGCAAAATAACTGCTTTCGGAATGACTATTAAACCTGATACTGAACCTGATGAAGATAAAAATTTAAGTTTATTAATTGAAGCTGAACCTGACTTAATAACTTTAATGGGTAAAGCTTGGAGCCTTCATGTAACTAAAGTATTAAACACTACATTTGAAGAAAACCTTAGGATGATTTCTAAATCGATAAGATACTTAAAAAACCATGGTTATAAAGTATTTTTCGATGCTGAACATTTTTATGATGGTTTTAAAGAAGATAAAGATTATGCGCTAAAAGTTTTAAAAACTGCTTTTGAAGCTGGTGCTTCTAAGCTAGTTTTATGCGATACTAGAGGAGCTTCTCTTCCAAAAGAAGTTTATGAAGTTACTAGAAGCATTAAAGAAGAAGTTAAAGTTGAGCTTGGAGTGCATGCGCATAATGATAGAGGTTTAGCTACAGCAAACAGCTTGTCTGCTTTTGAAGCTGGCGCTATTCAAGTGCAAGGAACAATTAATGGTTTAGGAGAAAGATGCGGTAACGCTGACTTAGTTGAAATTATAGGTAATTTAGAGTTAAGCTATAGAATTAAAACAGGTGTAGTTTTACAGAAGCTTACAGAACTTTCAAATTATGTTTATGAAATAGCTAATATTTTAAGAGATAATTATCAACCTTTCGTTGGAAGATTCGCTTTTACCCATAAAGGTGGAATTCATGGAGACGCTGTTATGAAGTGCCCTGAATCCTATGAAGCCTTTGACCCATCTAAAGTTGGAAATAAAAGAGAGATAACTGTTTCTTCTCAAGCAGGCTTATCAAATTTAATTTTTAAAGCTCAAGAATTCGGGTTTAACTTAACTAAAGATTCACCTGAAGCAAAAATAATTTTAAGTAAAATAAAATCTATGGAAACCATGGGTTACCATTTTGAGAATGCGGAAGCAAGCTTAGCTTTATTTTTTGCTAGAGAACTTGGAGTTAAATTAAACTATTTTAATTTAGCAGGTTGGAGAGCTTTTGTATTAAATCAAAACAATTCTATTTCAGCTGAAAGCATAGTTAAATTGAAAGTAGACGATAACATAGTTATCACTGCTGCTGAAGGAAACGGCCCTGTTAACGCTTTTGATATAGCTTTAAGAAAAGCTTTAAAAAAACAGTATCCAGAAATTTCAAATGTTTCTTTGATTGGATATAGAGTTAAGGAAATAAGCGTTGAAAAAGGTACAGCTGCAGCTGTTCAAGTATTTATTGAATTTAAAGCTAATGGAGAAAGATGGTCCACTATAGGTGTTTCATCAAATATTCTTAAAGCTAGCGAGGAAGCCTTAGTGGATGGATATATATATTACCTTTATAAAATTTTAGGTAAAAAACCAAACTCATAA
- a CDS encoding branched-chain amino acid transaminase has translation MKIQPVDYVWMDGKFVKWDEAKIHVMTHGLHYGTGVFEGIRAYPANGNLYVFRLKDHLKRLINSAKIYMMEINYTIEELNEVILELLRKNKIKELCYIRPIVFRGLGEFGLNPLGSPIQIAVCAFPVGAYLEKGGVSVCTSSWCRIPDVSIPSTAKACGSYLNSVLAKIEAVQNGYDEAIFMDINGYLSEGAGENIFLVKKGVIYTPPISSSILEGITRDSIIKIISDLGYPFVERPILKSELYVCDEAFFTGTAAEITPILKVDNRVIGDGKIGEVTSKIREFFFEIISYKRPSYQHWLTKVY, from the coding sequence ATGAAGATTCAACCTGTTGATTATGTTTGGATGGATGGAAAATTCGTTAAGTGGGATGAGGCTAAAATCCATGTTATGACTCATGGATTGCATTATGGAACAGGGGTCTTCGAGGGGATTAGAGCTTACCCAGCGAATGGAAATTTATACGTATTTAGGCTTAAAGATCATCTTAAAAGATTAATTAACTCAGCGAAAATTTACATGATGGAAATAAATTATACAATTGAAGAGTTAAATGAAGTAATTTTAGAGCTTTTAAGAAAAAATAAGATTAAAGAATTATGTTATATTAGACCAATAGTTTTTAGGGGTTTAGGAGAGTTTGGGCTTAATCCACTCGGTTCACCAATTCAAATAGCTGTATGCGCTTTTCCAGTAGGTGCTTATTTAGAGAAGGGAGGTGTAAGCGTTTGCACATCAAGCTGGTGTAGAATTCCAGATGTTTCTATACCTTCAACTGCGAAAGCTTGCGGAAGCTATTTAAACTCGGTTTTAGCAAAGATAGAAGCTGTTCAAAACGGTTATGATGAAGCTATATTTATGGATATTAACGGTTACTTAAGTGAAGGTGCTGGAGAAAACATATTTCTTGTTAAAAAAGGCGTTATATATACGCCTCCAATTTCCTCATCAATTCTAGAGGGTATAACTAGGGATTCTATAATTAAAATAATCTCAGATTTAGGTTATCCGTTTGTTGAAAGACCTATATTAAAATCTGAATTATATGTATGCGATGAAGCCTTCTTTACTGGAACAGCTGCTGAAATAACTCCAATATTAAAAGTTGACAATAGAGTAATAGGGGATGGAAAAATAGGAGAAGTGACAAGCAAGATTAGAGAATTTTTCTTTGAAATAATCTCCTATAAAAGACCAAGCTATCAACATTGGTTAACTAAAGTTTACTGA
- a CDS encoding DUF362 domain-containing protein, which yields MQQVFFANLNKHLKWDQMILGICEKIISSIVNPGDLVAVKLHMGERGGGTFLKPSLVKPIVDFIKNIGGEPFLTDTSTLYRRGRGNAIEYLKTALMNGFSPEFIGCPIIIADGLNGESEVEVSFNGKYLKKVYVASTFMSVDSLIVVSHGKGHRLCGFGGSIKNVGMGCLSQKGKILIHKVSQPNVNVEKCVGCRICEKQCRWNAIKVIDNVAKISYEKCVGCLDCFIVCSFEAVSPPEEGKEQVLVRLAEAAAAVLKKFKNKAVFINFLIDITELCDCVPNASRKFAPDIGILGSKDIVAIDKASIDLIKENCNNKNIFLDLHKIDPEIMIKTGEEVKLGSANYKLVEI from the coding sequence GTGCAGCAGGTTTTCTTTGCAAATCTTAACAAGCATTTAAAATGGGATCAAATGATTTTAGGTATATGCGAAAAAATTATTTCAAGCATAGTTAACCCAGGAGATTTAGTTGCTGTAAAACTTCATATGGGTGAAAGGGGAGGAGGAACATTTCTTAAACCATCATTAGTTAAACCTATAGTTGATTTTATAAAAAATATTGGAGGAGAACCGTTTTTAACAGATACGTCTACCCTTTATAGAAGGGGGCGGGGAAACGCTATAGAATACTTGAAAACAGCTTTAATGAATGGTTTTTCTCCTGAGTTTATTGGTTGCCCAATAATTATAGCAGATGGATTAAATGGTGAGAGCGAAGTTGAAGTTTCTTTTAATGGAAAATATTTAAAGAAAGTTTATGTTGCTTCAACATTTATGTCTGTTGATAGCTTGATAGTTGTTTCGCATGGTAAAGGTCATAGATTATGTGGCTTTGGAGGAAGTATAAAAAATGTTGGAATGGGGTGCTTATCTCAAAAAGGGAAGATTTTAATTCATAAAGTAAGCCAACCTAATGTTAATGTAGAAAAATGCGTTGGATGCAGAATTTGCGAAAAACAATGTAGGTGGAATGCAATTAAAGTAATTGATAATGTTGCAAAAATAAGTTATGAAAAATGCGTTGGATGTTTAGATTGTTTTATAGTTTGCTCTTTTGAAGCTGTTTCTCCACCTGAAGAAGGTAAAGAACAAGTGCTTGTTAGATTAGCTGAAGCTGCAGCAGCTGTGTTAAAAAAATTTAAAAATAAAGCAGTTTTCATAAACTTTTTAATTGATATAACCGAATTATGTGATTGTGTCCCAAACGCCTCTAGAAAATTTGCTCCAGATATAGGTATCCTAGGCTCTAAAGATATAGTAGCCATAGATAAAGCTTCTATTGATTTAATAAAGGAAAATTGCAACAATAAAAATATATTTTTAGATCTGCATAAAATAGATCCAGAAATCATGATTAAAACAGGGGAAGAAGTAAAATTGGGTAGTGCTAATTACAAGTTAGTTGAGATATGA